A portion of the Platichthys flesus chromosome 7, fPlaFle2.1, whole genome shotgun sequence genome contains these proteins:
- the zgc:113278 gene encoding translocating chain-associated membrane protein 1-like 1-like translates to MGFRKKNKSPPVLSHEFVIQNHADMVSCLAMIILLGLMFEVTAKFAIMFITVQYNVTQVLDEKSDPVNFYQYGPKDVATVFFYLLIAVILHALIQEYILDKMNRRLHLSKTKHSKFNESGQLAAFYLFSFIWGCSILTAEDFATNPTFLWEDYPHTHMVFQVKFFYICQIAYWLHALPELYFQKVRKEDIPRQLYYICLYVVHITGAYVLNLHRLGLVLLVPHYLVELLFHASRLFYFSDENKQKGFTLWALLFVIARLLTLTLSVLTFGFGLPRTENQGFSLAEGNFNVLTIRMTCLAAICLTQAWMMWKFINFQLKKWREHSQNQASKKKTTTMTVSPKSKPHKREPTRGGAANGVVKSEDKTSPRARKAKAS, encoded by the exons ATGGGTTTCCGCAAGAAGAACAAGAGCCCGCCGGTGCTGAGCCACGAGTTCGTGATCCAGAACCACGCCGACATGGTGTCCTGCCTGGCCATGATCATCCTCCTGGGCCTGATGTTCGAG GTCACAGCAAAGTTTGCCATCATGTTCATCACAGTCCAGTACAACGTAACACAAGTTCTCG ATGAGAAGAGCGATCCAGTGAACTTCTACCAGTACGGTCCTAAAGATGTGGCCACCGTGTTCTTCTACCTTCTCATCGCGGTCATCCTTCACGCCTTGATACAGGAGTACATTCTCGAC AAAATGAACAGAAGGCTGCACCTGTCGAAGACCAAGCACAGCAAGTTCAACGAGTCCGGACAGCTCGCAGCGTTCTACCTGTTCTCCTTCATCTGGGGCTGCAGCATCCTGACGGCG GAGGACTTTGCAACGAATCCTACATTCTTATGGGAGGATtacccacacacccacatggT TTTTCAGGTCAAGTTCTTCTACATTTGCCAAATTGCCTATTGGCTCCATGCACTTCCCGAGCTGTACTTTCAAAAAGTCCGAAAG GAAGACATTCCCCGCCAGCTCTATTACATCTGCCTTTATGTTGTCCACATCACTGGTGCCTATGTCTTAAA CCTCCACCGACTGGGCCTGGTGCTGCTGGTCCCTCACTacctggtggagctgctgttcCACGCTTCACGCCTCTTCTACTTCAGTGATGAGAACAAGCAGAAAGG TTTCACCCTGTGGGCTCTACTCTTTGTCATCGCCCGCCTCCTCACCCTCACACTCTCCGTCCTGACGTTTGGCTTTGGGCTGCCTCGTACTGAAAACCAGGGCTTTTCTCTGGCGGAAGGAAACTTCAATGTGCTCACTATAAG GATGACTTGTCTGGCAGCTATCTGCCTGACACAGGCCTGGATGATGTGGAAATTCATTAACTTCCAGTTGAAGAAGTGGAGGGAGCACAGCCAGAACCAGGCctcgaagaagaagacgacCACAATGACGGTCAGCCCGAAGAGCAAGCCCCACAAGAGGGAACCAACAAGGG GAGGCGCGGCTAATGGGGTTGTGAAGTCCGAGGATAAAACATCACCACGGGCAAGAAAAGCCAAAGCGTCATAG